Proteins encoded together in one Cicer arietinum cultivar CDC Frontier isolate Library 1 chromosome 4, Cicar.CDCFrontier_v2.0, whole genome shotgun sequence window:
- the LOC101514252 gene encoding mitochondrial uncoupling protein 3 isoform X1: MKSGHQQGGVDTTHTKILITSLSAMVAESTTFPIDLIKTRLQLHGESISSSRSTGAFRIGLDIIHKQGPLGLYKGLSPAIFRHLFYTPIRIVGYEHMRSVASANNGSLSIIGKAFVGGISGSMAQVIASPADLIKVRMQADSQMMSQGLQPRYSGPFDALNKIVQAEGFQGLWKGVFPNIQRAFLVNMGELAVYDHAKQFVIKSRIAEDNVYAHTLASIMSGLAATSLSCPADVVKTRMMNQAAKKEGNVLYSSSYDCLVKTVKVEGLRALWKGFFPTWARLGPWQFVFWVSYEKFRKFAGLSSF; this comes from the exons ATGAAATCAGGCCATCAACAAGGTGGAGTCGACACTACTCACACTAAGATTTTAATAACATCATTGTCGGCAATGGTGGCCGAGTCCACAACTTTCCCCATAGACCTGATCAAGACTAGGCTCCAACTCCATGGTGAGTCAATTTCCTCAAGTCGTTCAACTGGTGCATTTCGAATAGGTTTAGACATTATTCACAAACAAGGTCCTCTTGGGCTTTATAAAGGCTTGTCTCCAGCAATTTTTAGACACCTATTTTACACACCTATTCGAATTGTTGGGTATGAGCACATGAGGAGTGTGGCCTCTGCCAACAATGGGTCGCTCTCTATAATTGGCAAGGCTTTTGTTGGTGGAATCTCTGGTAGTATGGCTCAG GTTATAGCAAGCCCGGCTGATCTTATCAAGGTGAGGATGCAAGCTGATAGTCAAATGATGAGCCAGGGTCTTCAACCTCGGTATTCGGGGCCATTTGATGCTTTGAACAAAATTGTTCAAGCTGAAGGATTTCAAGGACTGTGGAAAGGTGTTTTTCCAAATATCCAAAGAGCCTTCTTAGTGAACATGGGGGAATTAGCTGTTTATGATCATGCTAAGCAATTTGTTATTAAAAGTAGGATAGCCGAGGATAATGTTTATGCTCACACATTAGCTTCCATCATGTCAGGTCTTGCGGCAACTTCTTTAAGTTGTCCAGCCGACGTTGTCAAGACTAGAATGATGAATCAGGCAGCCAAAAAGGAAGGGAATGTCTTATATAGTAGCTCCTATGATTGCTTGGTAAAGACAGTTAAAGTTGAAGGATTAAGAGCACTCTGGAAAGGTTTCTTCCCCACATGGGCAAGGCTTGGTCCATGGCAATTTGTGTTCTGGGTTTCCTATGAAAAGTTTAGAAAATTTGCTGGGCTCTCTTCTTTCtaa
- the LOC101514568 gene encoding nuclear pore complex protein NUP1 yields MTTEEKENPYEGGTGGKFRKRPLRRSQTTPYDRPPTALRNPNSNNNGWLSKLVDPAHRLITHGAHSLFSSLLRKRLPPPPRPPSSSDMEQETRQDNHQEEAVAKESSGKEQGPVSKSNVQVNCSDLDQGGLTDLEKLLKQKTFTRSEIDHLTALMRSRTVDTTPVRGEDKKSEMVPSEPMLPSGQNEECPKTPIVENGIENNLVLTRHVTSSVPIEDVASPAELAKAYMGSRHSNVSSSMLGTRYPALGENSTVLKSENFPYKSPIMSIVPKSTRRTAAHETGFVTPRSRGRSAIYSMARTPYSRIYPNSTLKGGVLAVQGEPSASTQSALDHDMFSGSTQGGIKRRNLAADNNIGSVGPIRRVRHKSNLLYSKGSSLPLSGSALSVPRNGLAIDAAQQPSSSLRNPVLLDEVKYKSEKNVPFSSKSSEMATKILQQLDKLVSPKEKSSESRLPVVSDNSSMKFSPSMLHGQALRSMEMTDASKLPDSLQSDKLDGTFGSFSASAQNLKSISHSDKGDNSPAKLVAPSDELVPVATTTDAAKPRNQVVSSENSSMVQSVLYPTQKKRAFHMSAHENSMDLDDHVHGTVSSFSPVEKETRRTTAMADKVSSGFESVVRESPSTSSVVMPSSSFMIDGGAHAKTTEEPKVYEKFEVSPNTKPLISDSNHNQTAPVTAATRTTFGSDKPALPNGSIAKPSSFNFPNKITSSAQLTASGAPSKEIAKSAPIFGLGKVVPSKEPHADAPSVNFETNKNVFKVPPIPFTASSSVGSESNLKFGASFDSKPGGSISLTTVVDATDSMQKARDSDNGDAETNTNTGFSVRESELAVSSAASTSLLTPPNSIFKFGHSSNQNNGSLASGPSFSSSIPSLISNNLSNSSSSLSATTAASTGVSVTTPASIALSNNSSPSFAPVMATSSSTTSFFKFGSSPFTSTGLSVSSSGSEPLETKSNQDAGIGNLSSNAFGSSSAAVGSTGSSIFGFSSSAMTTVTSQSQSSFGSGSGSLFGSQASPASGFGASTQTQSVQSSAPSPLFGLTGQTVFSSGSSLFPSSSSATNTSFSSGNSLFPSSSTTNIFNSGTTFGLGAPASSSAVNSSSSNSGPSSTLFGTSSWQPSNKSPFSSSFSSSSSSGFSFGTSTTTVASTSSPTMFPSTNTASAPQFSFTSATASASSQPAFGSPNPVFAFGSAPVNNDQTNMVDSMAEDSVQATPPLSPIFGQQPAPVQSNFVFGASTHSGSSPFQFASQQNIAPQNPSPFQASGSLEFNAGGGSFSLGSGGGDKSGRKIIKVKHRNRKK; encoded by the exons ATGACGACGGAAGAGAAGGAGAATCCGTACGAAGGTGGAACCGGAGGCAAGTTCCGCAAACGCCCCCTCCGAAGGTCTCAAACGACGCCGTACGATCGTCCCCCGACAGCCCTCAGAAACCCTAACAGTAACAACAACGGTTGGCTTTCGAAGCTGGTTGATCCCGCTCATAGACTCATCACTCATGGCGCACACTCTCTATTTTCCTCTCTTCTCCGCAAGCGCCTTCCTCCTCCCCCTCGTCCTCCCTCTTCTTCAG ATATGGAACAGGAAACGAGGCAGGACAATCATCAGGAAGAAGCT GTTGCAAAAGAATCTTCTGGCAAGGAACAAGGACCAGTTAGTAAAAGTAATGTTCAAGTTAATTGTTCAGACTTGGATCAAGGTGGATTAACAGATCTTGAGAAACTATTAAAGCAGAAGACTTTCACCAG ATCTGAGATCGATCATTTGACAGCACTTATGCGGTCAAGGACTGTGGATACTACTCCTGTTAGGGGAGAAGATAAGAAGTCAGAGATGGTTCCCTCAGAACCAATGCTGCCTTCTGGACAAAACGAAGAATGTCCTAAAACACCCATTGTAGAAAATGGGATTGAAAACAATCTCGTGTTAACTCGACATGTTACTTCCAGT GTTCCTATCGAGGATGTTGCTTCACCTGCAGAGCTTGCAAAAGCTTACATGGGGAGCAGACATTCTAATGTATCCTCATCAATGCTCGGCACACGATATCCTGCTCTTGGGGAAAACTCAACTGTTctaaaaagtgaaaattttCCATATAAATCCCCTATTATGTCAATTGTGCCAAAGTCTACTAGACGTACTGCAGCTCATGAGACTGGTTTTGTGACCCCAAGATCTCGTGGCAGATCTGCAATATATAGTATGGCTCGTACACCGTATTCCAGAATTTATCCAAACTCCACTCTCAAG GGAGGTGTGCTCGCTGTTCAAGGGGAGCCTTCGGCTTCAACTCAGTCTGCCTTGGATCATGACATGTTTTCTGGATCTACACAAGGG GGGATAAAGCGTAGAAATTTAGCAGCGGACAATAATATAGGATCTGTTGGTCCTATACGCCGAGTCCGTCATAAGTCTAATCTTCTATATTCTAAAGGCTCCAGCTTACCTCTTTCTGGGAGTGCTCTATCCGTTCCTAGGAATGGATTGGCTATTGATGCTGCTCAGCAACCCTCATCTTCCTTGCGGAACCCTGTTCTGTTAGATGAAGTTAAGTACAAGTCTGAAAAAAATGTTCCTTTCTCCTCAAAATCCAGTGAGATGGCAACAAAAATATTGCAGCAACTTGATAAGTTAGTTTCCCCCAAAGAAAAATCGTCCGAATCAAGGCTACCCGTAGTGAGTGATAATTCATCAATGAAGTTCTCACCTTCAATGCTACATGGGCAGGCTCTTCGAAGCATGGAAATGACAGATGCATCAAAATTGCCGGACAGTTTACAAAGTGATAAATTGGATGGCACATTTGGAAGTTTTTCTGCAAGTGCCCAGAATCTGAAGTCAATTTCACATAGTGATAAGGGTGATAATAGTCCAGCAAAACTTGTTGCTCCTTCTGATGAATTAGTTCCTGTTGCAACGACAACAGATGCAGCAAAGCCAAGGAATCAAGTCGTGTCTAGTGAAAATTCTTCTATGGTACAATCAGTTTTGTACCCCACACAAAAGAAGAGGGCATTCCATATGAGTGCACATGAG AATTCTATGGACCTGGATGATCATGTTCATGGAACCGTCTCTTCTTTTTCTCCTGTGGAGAAAGAAACAAGAAGGACCACTGCTATGGCAGATAAAGTGTCGTCTGGTTTTGAATCTGTTGTACGGGAGAGTCCCTCAACATCATCTGTAGTAATGCCATCCTCAAGTTTTATGATAGATGGTGGAGCTCATGCTAAGACAACTGAAGAGCCTAAGGTTTATGAGAAGTTTGAGGTATCACCCAATACAAAGCCACTTATCTCGGATTCAAACCATAATCAAACAGCTCCAGTTACAGCAGCTACAAGAACAACTTTTGGTTCTGACAAACCTGCTTTACCAAATGGATCTATCGCTAAGCCTTCTTCGTTTAATTTTCCGAATAAGATTACTTCGTCAGCACAGTTAACAGCTTCTGGTGCTCCATCAAAGGAAATAGCCAAATCAGCTCCTATATTTGGTTTGGGGAAGGTTGTTCCGTCAAAGGAGCCTCATGCTGATGCTCCATCAGTGAACTTTGAAACCAATAAAAATGTTTTCAAGGTTCCACCAATCCCATTTACTGCTTCATCATCAGTTGGTAGTGAATCTAATCTGAAATTTGGTGCTTCTTTTGATTCTAAGCCGGGAGGCTCAATCAG CTTAACTACTGTTGTTGATGCAACTGATTCTATGCAAAAAGCTCGTGACTCTGATAACGGCGATGCTGAGACTAATACAAATACTGGATTTTCTGTTAGGGAATCAGAACTAGCTGTTTCATCTGCAGCATCAACATCACTGTTGACACCACCAAATAGTATATTCAAATTTGGCCACAGTTCAAATCAAAATAATGGGTCCCTTGCTTCAGGCCCTTCATTCTCTTCTTCGATTCCATCTCTCATATCAAATAACTTAAGCAACAGTAGCTCATCCCTTTCAGCAACCACTGCTGCTTCCACTGGAGTTAGCGTGACAACTCCTGCCTCTATTGCATTGAGTAATAACAGTTCCCCTTCCTTCGCCCCAGTGATGGCAACTTCATCTTCaacaacttcatttttcaaGTTTGGATCCTCTCCTTTCACATCAACAGGTTTATCTGTATCATCGTCTGGTTCAGAACCACTGGAAACCAAGAGCAATCAAGATGCAGGAATTGGTAATCTTAGCAGCAATGCATTTGGTAGTTCATCTGCTGCAGTTGGTAGCACAGGGAGTTCCATTTTTGGGTTCAGCTCTTCAGCAATGACAACTGTAACTAGCCAGTCTCAAAGTTCTTTTGGTTCTGGCAGTGGTTCTTTGTTTGGTTCCCAGGCTTCTCCTGCCAGTGGATTTGGAGCTTCTACTCAAACCCAGTCAGTTCAATCATCTGCACCATCCCCATTGTTTGGGTTGACTGGTCAGACAGTTTTTTCTTCTGGGAGTTCTTTGTTTCCTTCTTCAAGTTCTGCCACAAATACATCTTTTTCTTCTGGGAATTCATTGTTTCCTTCAAGTTCTACCACAAATATTTTCAATTCTGGGACAACTTTTGGACTTGGGGCACCTGCTTCCTCTTCGGCAGTCAACTCTAGTAGCTCTAATAGTGGTCCAAGTTCTACTTTATTTGGGACTTCTAGTTGGCAACCCAGCAACAAGTCTCCATTCAGTTCCTCCTTTAGTTCTTCATCTTCATCCGGGTTTTCGTTTGGAACATCAACCACAACTGTTGCTTCCACCAGTTCACCTACAATGTTTCCATCAACCAACACCGCATCAGCTCCTCAGTTCTCATTCACTTCAGCAACAGCCTCCGCCTCCTCACAGCCTGCTTTTGGAAGCCCTAATCCTGTCTTTGCTTTTGGTTCAGCTCCAGTTAATAACGATCAGACGAATATGGTTGACAGTATGGCCGAGGACAGTGTTCAAGCGACTCCGCCGTTGAGTCCTATATTTGGTCAACAACCTGCCCCAGTTCAATCAAATTTTGTATTTGGAGCATCCACTCATTCAGGATCCAGTCCCTTCCAGTTTGCTAGTCAACAGAATATTGCTCCACAGAATCCTTCACCATTTCAGGCTTCCGGCAGTCTGGAATTTAATGCTGGAGGAGGGAGTTTCTCATTGGGCTCAGGTGGTGGTGACAAGTCTGGtcgaaaaattattaaagttaaaCATAGAAACCGTAAGAAGTAA
- the LOC101514252 gene encoding mitochondrial uncoupling protein 3 isoform X2, with amino-acid sequence MKSGHQQGGVDTTHTKILITSLSAMVAESTTFPIDLIKTRLQLHGESISSSRSTGAFRIGLDIIHKQGPLGLYKGLSPAIFRHLFYTPIRIVGYEHMRSVASANNGSLSIIGKAFVGGISGSMAQVIASPADLIKVRMQADSQMMSQGLQPRYSGPFDALNKIVQAEGFQGLWKGLAATSLSCPADVVKTRMMNQAAKKEGNVLYSSSYDCLVKTVKVEGLRALWKGFFPTWARLGPWQFVFWVSYEKFRKFAGLSSF; translated from the exons ATGAAATCAGGCCATCAACAAGGTGGAGTCGACACTACTCACACTAAGATTTTAATAACATCATTGTCGGCAATGGTGGCCGAGTCCACAACTTTCCCCATAGACCTGATCAAGACTAGGCTCCAACTCCATGGTGAGTCAATTTCCTCAAGTCGTTCAACTGGTGCATTTCGAATAGGTTTAGACATTATTCACAAACAAGGTCCTCTTGGGCTTTATAAAGGCTTGTCTCCAGCAATTTTTAGACACCTATTTTACACACCTATTCGAATTGTTGGGTATGAGCACATGAGGAGTGTGGCCTCTGCCAACAATGGGTCGCTCTCTATAATTGGCAAGGCTTTTGTTGGTGGAATCTCTGGTAGTATGGCTCAG GTTATAGCAAGCCCGGCTGATCTTATCAAGGTGAGGATGCAAGCTGATAGTCAAATGATGAGCCAGGGTCTTCAACCTCGGTATTCGGGGCCATTTGATGCTTTGAACAAAATTGTTCAAGCTGAAGGATTTCAAGGACTGTGGAAAG GTCTTGCGGCAACTTCTTTAAGTTGTCCAGCCGACGTTGTCAAGACTAGAATGATGAATCAGGCAGCCAAAAAGGAAGGGAATGTCTTATATAGTAGCTCCTATGATTGCTTGGTAAAGACAGTTAAAGTTGAAGGATTAAGAGCACTCTGGAAAGGTTTCTTCCCCACATGGGCAAGGCTTGGTCCATGGCAATTTGTGTTCTGGGTTTCCTATGAAAAGTTTAGAAAATTTGCTGGGCTCTCTTCTTTCtaa